One part of the Ornithodoros turicata isolate Travis chromosome 2, ASM3712646v1, whole genome shotgun sequence genome encodes these proteins:
- the LOC135383300 gene encoding uncharacterized protein LOC135383300 yields the protein MTEFLHYAFEIRASVGRPPVTMGYTGRAVHIAGFFVLCLVTGVSEVVHGVAEPDVTTGRPPWEAGTIENKDQQVIIEHVDGQQSKAPVDWILVLGIIIAVLLLLMLFVLITRLPHSNPKYTRLHLVAGGENPEEAFTYIAASNHRHAHLQDMPGWRHDLIPSQHQQRSNVPRFATKFEARGSPQQTTTRTTLQYDARRPQTTNEPERLADRSLPCYNSEGPDVNRTYSRETVDSPVADEPPYKQIKTVDCQDDFEDDSTCVTLASRETLVRAGSPVGVILYNRDVVTEVRSPASLAPLAPSDKNFDTARSDINLTIPEVEDNGKGPRYTQYQSLRPCTTQNIALPSTDTTKFIVSPDTSTEHESMIRGPSTQLGEQASRELSMKEFPMTATRSDEPTRKPRVRRNALAVDAEVSPGEDVQPAGKLSNAPTSYHTELTGTGPHPARRKISGAEIPPEEGYVHQMPLMEPRLISDQPTDIGQAERSEKEGPTPLRRTSIERRASSSERAMENASGGGLNCIMFEERPSIEYFPYESIEYAPVMRQPTNVPNAQDELTGVTSEVPAQRTIDGEEKAQSQQAYLKSELERSDAPQEDAQDLTDAQSPGQGTRLHPNAPLTIRYGNALQSPTRQMSRSECCDTAMLDLSLIPHEQESLLPSPTPSADFELRRGDDESVSLLEELRDAERQMMQSGNVLPPIDDNCMQVRQDIAKKTTGRMISREAVTECFNELIRYMHAVATREDKIPVRANENITQLSEASSPNLTDVAEGDIPDSGSLSGSTSPSARSERRGQKRLLKTKPVKKATTHILFSSTVPFEQETADSQTFEPSPEVLEVVDDDLTGIPDEVRTTHSPRSPNVAYALGSGIDDTLSSSSAKNQNAERKLEKSNTTSPWRRISSPQFFNERSSSLPSGLSTPHSQRRKKEQTTLITAPDISEAPFIETDSPPVSLTPQRSMTTSPREYSRSTPGNLQRSNTSWTPGMSPTKPVSPGKYGLQQRKVSDDEVTNVEPKNGQVSSKASAETHVELPQRSLKVLPDEGPHSEKEKD from the exons ATGACAGAGTTCTTACATTACGCCTTCGAAATCAGGGCTTCGGTCGGGAGGCCCCCGGTGACGATGGGATATACGGGGCGGGCGGTTCATATAGCTGGGTTCTTCGTCTTGTGCTTGGTCACCGGCGTATCCGAGGTCGTCCACGGGGTTGCCGAACCCGATGTCACCACCGGGAGGCCACCCTGGGAAGCAGGAACGATTGAGAATAAGGATCAGCAGGTGATCATCGAGCATGTCGATGGGCAGCAG AGCAAGGCCCCTGTGGATTGGATTTTGGTGCTCGGCATTATTATCGCTGTCCTCCTGCTGCTCATGTTGTTCGTGTTGATCACCCGACTGCCCCACTCTAATCCGAAGTACACGCGGCTCCACCTTGTGGCTGGTGGAGAAAATCCTGAAGAGGCGTTCACGTACATCGCCGCTTCCAACCACAGGCACGCTCACCTCCAGGACATGCCTGGTTGGAGGCACGATTTGATTCCCTCCCAACACCAACAACGCAGTAACGTCCCACGTTTTGCTACCAAATTCGAG GCTAGAGGAAGTCCCCAGCAGACAACAACCCGAACCACTCTACAATACGATGCTAGAAGGCCACAGACGACCAATGAGCCCGAACGTCTGGCAGACCGAAGTCTTCCCTGTTATAACAGCGAAGGGCCTGACGTCAACAGGACATATTCGCGAGAAACAGTGGACTCTCCTGTGGCTGATGAGCCTCCTTACAAGCAGATAAAGACAGTCGACTGTCAAGATGACTTTGAGGATGACAGCACTTGCGTCACGTTGGCATCTCGGGAGACGCTCGTCCGCGCCGGCAGCCCCGTTGGTGTAATTCTTTACAACCGTGACGTCGTAACCGAAGTAAGATCGCCCGCTTCATTGGCTCCCTTGGCTCCCTCCGACAAAAATTTTGATACAGCGCGATCAGACATAAATTTAACAATACCCGAAGTGGAGGACAACGGGAAAGGTCCAAGATATACCCAATACCAATCTCTCCGTCCATGTACAACCCAGAATATCGCCTTGCCAAGTACCGATACGACAAAGTTCATTGTTTCGCCAGACACAAGTACGGAACATGAGTCAATGATACGCGGTCCCTCTACGCAACTTGGCGAGCAGGCGAGCAGGGAGCTTTCCATGAAGGAATTCCCTATGACTGCTACTCGATCTGATGAACCCACTAGGAAGCCGCGGGTAAGGCGGAATGCACTGGCCGTGGACGCTGAAGTATCCCCAGGAGAGGATGTTCAGCCAGCAGGAAAGCTGAGTAACGCCCCAACGTCGTACCATACAGAGTTAACGGGTACAGGTCCGCACCCCGCGAGGAGAAAGATATCTGGCGCAGAAATTCCACCTGAAGAGGGTTACGTCCATCAGATGCCCCTGATGGAACCACGCCTCATTTCTGACCAGCCGACTGACATAGGCCAAGCAGAAAGGTCTGAGAAGGAGGGGCCGACACCACTTCGCAGGACTTCAATTGAACGCAGGGCGAGCAGCAGTGAACGTGCCATGGAAAACGCATCTGGAGGAGGTTTAAATTGCATTATGTTTGAAGAGAGGCCTAGCATTGAGTATTTCCCCTACGAGAGTATAGAGTATGCGCCTGTAATGAGACAGCCAACGAATGTTCCAAATGCACAAGACGAGCTGACGGGAGTAACATCTGAAGTTCCTGCACAGCGCACAATTGATGGCGAGGAAAAAGCACAGAGTCAACAAGCTTATCTCAAATCCGAGCTCGAACGTTCTGATGCACCACAAGAAGATGCACAAGATCTTACTGATGCACAATCACCAGGCCAGGGCACACGACTTCATCCCAATGCTCCTCTCACTATACGATACGGAAATGCCTTGCAGTCTCCCACTAGGCAAATGTCACGGTCTGAATGTTGTGATACAGCAATGCTTGATTTAAGTCTTATTCCACATGAACAGGAATCACTGCTACCATCGCCGACACCATCAGCAGACTTCGAACTGCGAAGAGGGGATGACGAATCTGTTAGCCTTTTGGAAGAGCTTCGCGATGCTGAGCGGCAAATGATGCAGTCTGGAAATGTTCTACCTCCTATCGATGACAATTGCATGCAGGTTAGGCAGGATATTGCCAAGAAAACTACTGGGAGGATGATTTCAAGAGAAGCTGTAACTGAATGCTTCAATGAGCTAATACGTTATATGCATGCGGTTGCAACACGGGAAGACAAAATTCCAGTCAGAGCGAACGAAAATATTACTCAACTGTCCGAAGCGTCATCTCCTAACCTCACTGATGTCGCCGAGGGAGATATTCCGGATTCGGGATCGTTGTCTGGCTCTACATCGCCGTCTGCCAGGTCGGAACGTAGAGGACAGAAGAGACTTCTGAAGACAAAACCTGTTAAAAAAGCAACCACACATATTCTTTTCTCCTCGACCGTTCCTTTCGAACAAGAAACCGCGGATTCGCAAACGTTTGAGCCATCTCCGGAAGTCCTGGAGGTGGTTGATGATGACCTCACCGGTATTCCAGACGAGGTACGAACAACGCATTCTCCGAGGAGCCCAAACGTGGCGTACGCACTAGGTAGCGGGATTGATGACACATTGTCTAGCAGTAGCGCGAAGAACCAGAACGCTGAAAGGAAACTGGAAAAATCCAACACGACGAGCCCTTGGCGCCGTATCAGTTCCCCGCAGTTCTTCAATGAGAGGAGTTCTTCATTACCATCTGGTCTATCCACGCCACATTCACagcgaagaaagaaagaacagacTACGCTTATAACTGCCCCAGACATTTCGGAAGCGCCTTTCATAGAGACAGACTCACCTCCTGTGTCCCTTACGCCCCAGAGGTCCATGACTACAAGCCCTCGAGAATACAGCCGCTCGACTCCGGGTAACTTGCAACGTTCGAATACCTCTTGGACGCCTGGGATGTCACCCACGAAGCCCGTGTCACCGGGAAAATATGGGCTACAGCAAAGAAAAGTGTCTGACGACGAGGTTACGAATGTTGAGCCCAAAAATGGTCAAGTCTCGAGTAAAGCGTCAGCGGAGACTCACGTGGAGCTGCCGCAGAGGTCGCTGAAGGTGCTTCCCGATGAAGGACCACATAGCGAGAAAGAGAAGGATTAG